From the genome of Chaetodon trifascialis isolate fChaTrf1 chromosome 4, fChaTrf1.hap1, whole genome shotgun sequence:
AAGTCCGATCCGTAACTTTCTGAAACTGACAATCAGATTAAGCACGCCTTCTACGCACAGCGATTGACCAGGTGAGCTGAAGTGGTTTGAACTTTTCTCTccaacttttcttttccttctaaCGAATTCATCACACAACAGCCTTTGTTGTTTCCCTCGTGTGCAAACAGGCGTGACATTGTGGATGGCTTAGAGGTGATGCTGTTCAAAAGTGTGTACCCTTATGTGGACATTCAGAACAGGTGGGTTTAAGCATATCCTGGCTTTTTGTAATATAGGTGCCATTTCCAGTCAAAATGAGGTGTGTCTCATCCACTGGAGCAGGAGACATGCCGTGGTTAGATTTGGACCAttgttgctgtctgtctcaTGCACTGACTTCTGTATCAAGTCCATTACATGTCTCCATCATGTCCTGTGAATCACTTGTGCATGGATATGCGATCTGAATCCCACATGGGATGGTGGACTCTGCCAGTAAGAATGAAAGTTAATATATAGACACGCAATTGCAGACAATGCATGGAATGGCTCCTGCTGAAACCTTGACTCACTTCAGTCAGTTCTGTGTTTTCGAACTCCTCCAGTTGCCGCAGGAAGCCCAGGTTCGGCCCCGCACACGGCCGAGCCGCCCTCACCGCCGCCAGAGAGTCCACCCAGCCGCGGCCCGTCACTGTCATGATGTAAGCCACCACCAGAGTCACACTGCGGGACACTCCTGCAACACTGAGAGCACAGGGCTTCACGGCATGATGCTAGCTGCAGTAGTCAGCACATATTCAGATTCTCTTGTTTAGTGTACAAAGAAGTGAAACCCCTTTTTTCCTAAAGCTGTGGTTAAATGCTTGATTTTGCATGTTTGATATGTGAAAAGATGAAAGCATTAATCTAAATTGTGTTCTGTTTAGTGACAGTGATgtggttgaaaatgaaaattggGTTAATAAAATGGTAGGACTTCCAGATCATCTTGAGCCAAATATTCATCATTCTAAACAAAAATCAGCTCAACCTGAATatttattcctcctcctctcagtaTTCTCATCTGTAAATGACACCAGTTTCAGACCATGTATTCTGATGTACATGActtgttttcagttttaaaaaatTGATGGAGAGTACTATGCAGTAAATAATCACGtgcagttaaaacaaaacatagaCAGCCTGcattattttcaaaaataagaatgaaaatacatttttaatcactCAAATTGAAGTACTGATTTCAAGGTTAAGTacattaatacataaataaGGAACAAATCAACCAGCAGtaattttattttcactcaCCAGTGGACAAGGCAGCCCTCTCCTTTGAGCCGGGACTCATGGATAAACATGATGCTGTCTCTGAAGTACTGAGTCCTGGTGAGATTAAGCACATTGAATTAAAATGACTAATcttaaaataacaatataagACTTAAACCActgcatttgaaatatttgtttatttttaaaaaaatataatagCATTTCTTAAACCTCTATgaatagggttagggttaggaatatTTTTTCAGTCCCACTTGATTCCACTTTAGTACTAATTATATATTCTTCAGTGTTTATTCCATCAATTAATTCATGGCTGAACCTGCCCTCCAACCAGATAACATTTTAAATTCTCTGATTTTAATACTGTGTATgtgattttatgtatttatttattttttcagaaataaatgttCTGATTGGGAATACTTTTacataaaatattttcataaaactccctctgctctcccccCTCCAGTTTCCTAAATGCTTACATAAAACATGTTCACATGATATCGAAAAGTTCATTTCATACAGATATTCTGCATCATTAAACTCTTTTTTTGCAATTGCACTTGCCACAGATCATGAGATGGTAGATAGGAATGCAATATTCAAGACTTTTCAAACACAGTATTTACACTCTGTGAGTGTTTGTATGTATATAacatatgatatatatatatatatgtgtgtgtgtgtgtgtgtgtgtgtgtgtgtgtgtgtgtgtgtgtgtgtgtagaagtaCTTACAGGTTTTGCTTAGAGTGGTCAGCAGCAGATATACACAGGTATGTCATGTCCTAGAGGGTGATGGGGGGACTAGTTTAGACTCAAACAACACTATAAAGAGTATTTCATGCATACAAAGTTGttgaattaattaatgtataACAGTTAATGTGTAACAACAGTTTCGTCCTGTTACTGGCtctcacacacttcctgtttttgacAGATGGGACGGCCCCTGAAACCTTGCCCCTCGGACCCTGTCAGTGTGGCAGGTCATGACATAACGATGTAcgcctatgtgtgtgtgtgtgtgtgtgtgtgtgtgtgtgtgtttgtactgtgcaCCTGGCAGCTGATGGTACATGCAGTGGACAGAAACTACCTTGTCCCGTTATGACTGCGCCGCTGCAAAAACCCCTGAGCCCTTTGGGACACCCTGAACTCTGGAAGTGCTCCAGACAGGTTAGCTCGCACACACCAACCACAAAgtactcatgcacacacaggctgcaacATGAACAGACGTACACGTATCGAAGGAGCATGTAACACACATACGAGTGAAATTGTACTTATTGACAGAAAAAGTCATGCATATGGAGTCCTCATATCTTTGCACCATCGCTCTAATAACTCCTTGTGACCATTAGTCACTAAAATCAAATGCAGTCAAAAAGAAAGCATGAATACACTCCCAAACAGTCTGCATGCAAATTGTGGACAAGCGCAGAAATGTATATTCTTTACATGCAAAAAGGCATTTTGAGactgcagtttttttctgttaaactgACCCTGTCATTCTATTTTGCAGTATGTTAATTAgagccacatactgtacagtaaacGGCACATCCGACCTCAGAGACTTGGTGGTTGCAAATTCGACCTTCCTCTCTCAGGACCCATCATGCTGTCTTCCAAGAAATCAATCAGTCAGCAGTTTGACTGTTAGGTATGCAAATAAACCATCCCATCTGGCTATTTGGGCTGCACTGGTAAAACAGACCTGAGTCATCATTATGCCACAGAACTCAAAAACCTGTGAGAATCATCCTGCGATCGAGATCAAAGATTTGAACAGCAGCTGGAATTAATGAGCTGCTGAGTGATGGGCAGCACAGTTCAGGGAGTCAGACATAATTTCAGGTCCAAATCCTTTTAAAAAGTTTTGGTGGTTGACCAGTTTTGGTACTGATACTGTAATACAAGTTGCTGTTTCTCTTCAGTGTTCAATGAAACATACATGGATGGAGAAAGTGTACAGAAATGTCTGAGCACTTTTCATGCTCGCTTTCaacaagaaaagatgaaagtTGTGAAAGCGGACACTGAAGATCAAGATTTTCAAAAACAAGCCATACGGACTCAGAGACGGAAAGAGGAAAATTTCACTCAAATGAAATAACAGTTCATATTCAAATTGATCGTTAATGATGATTCTGGAAGGATAACGTCTCAGCGAAATCAAAACTGCTAAATTTAAACTTAAGCTCTCCGCTCACAGATTTTGCAGTTGTCCAGATGTTATATTCTTACATCTGTTACCAAATGGAAATCAGTGACAGCAAATTTCTACTTTCAACCTACCACATTCTCACAGCTGAATcacctctttctgtccttctcaCACTCACTTGCTCACGTACAAGAAAAAACGTCTTTCCCGCTCTTTCATACTCAAATTGCCACGTCTAAATTCAGCATGAAAAGcaagaaaccttttttttatgCAGTTCCACTTTCAAGACTTGATGGACTTCAAGCTGCTGAGCTAAAATCATCTGCTGGTGTTATGGCTGcatcacagactgaaaacaacagTCAAATTTTCAGATATTCACTTGGACCCCGCAGAATATTGAAGCTCCACAGTCAGTCAGGCGACTGCTTATTTGGTTAAATCTGGTGAATTCCATGTCTTGAATGATTCAAGACAAAAGGACTTTCCAAGCAAAATTGAAAATAAGAACATCTGACTTTCACACCATTTGAAGTGGTCTATTTCAAAAGCCTTTGATACAAATCTATCTGACTTTTGGGTTAAGAATATTTCTTGACAACCTTTTTCTTCTTATTAATCCTTGCAAAACACAACTATACTGAACATATAATAACCAACATATCATAAATAGTTGAGGATGATACCTCAGGGGATAACAAGGGtgcaaagctgaaatgattaactgattaaacaatcaatcaatcgacAGAAAGTGAATGTTTTTGATCAATAATTACTTAATTGAATTTTCTAGCATAAGATGCCGTAAAGTTGCTGGCTCCAATTTCTCAAATGTGCGAAGTCACCTTGGGTTTTGGGAAATTGTAGACTAAACAAAGAATGGGTTAACTGGAAAATGAATTGACAGATTAATCGATAAGATATTTTGTTAGATGTAGAAGAAAGAAGGCATTAAGTCAGAGAAACTTCAAGTCGGCTCCCAACATTTAACACTTTCAGAACGAATACTAAGCAGCAGGGACACTGAGGGGAACAACAGCAGTGGTGAGCTGAGGGGAAGTTGTGTACTTTATGAGTGGATCGATGTTGGGCCATGGGGGTCACACAGGCTGATAGAAGACACGCAGAAGACAGCTCACCTCCAGGATGGGTGCAGCTGTGTCATGGATTGACAGGATGTGGGTGATATTGTGCTGGGCCAACAGCTCCTTGTCTTGTGCATCTGCAGATCACAAAGAAAATCAAGAAATCTCAAATATTCCTTCCATCCAATCACAGATCACCCCATGTAAGGTCCGACCTAAATTAAGCATTTTCTACCCAACAACAACCCCCTCCTCTAATGTTTCCCAAGCAAATGTGGCCTTATGGCTTAAAAGTGTTGCTCTTGTTttgaactgaaagaaaaaccGGAAAACCAGTGTTTCTaaaacagtgcagcagcttGGGCCAAAAGCAAGAAACAGTAATTCTTCTAATCAAATTTTGTTCTTTAAAAGGAAGCCAAATGTTTTCTACTTTGGACAGATGTGTCTTGAGCacttttttctcatgctttgcAAATTTGCAGGATGCTCATGCCACCTAtgcaagacaaagaaaagcccTGCACTGAGCCCTCCAATCAGCCAAATCCACTAAACTAACCTCAAGttagacagaaaaaaagcctGCAATATAAAATGGAATATACATAGTATATAAATCAAAGATACttgcagaggaaacacaatctGACTATGTACCTTGCACTGTAAGCCAGTGACCTCAAGgtcataaaatgaaatgaatctctAAGTGTGTCtgtcatgaaaaaaatatttttatggGGTGTCAAGGTGCTGACGTGACATTAAAGCTGGTAACAGAGAGCTGTCtttctgcagaggacagaccaGTGACACGCCCGATTAAGCCAAAACACAGTCACTATATAGATAGAAGATATTATGCCATAGAAATGTGTCATTTCTGTGAAACCTGCATGGGAAATTAtcagtaaatacaaaaaagacaaaaacagacagccagacatcaacaagctaatgttagctggtGAGATAGTTTCGGCTAAAGCTAAAAGTAAAGTAGGCCTACTTACTGATATTTCCCTCGCTGTTTTCTGTAAATGCCGACTTTGCTAAAAGGACATCTTAGAAATTGCGCTTCATTACACATAACAAATTGCAATAGAAGGCTACGAATTCAACTATATCATGTTGAATAAAACCCAG
Proteins encoded in this window:
- the LOC139330513 gene encoding dual specificity protein phosphatase 22-B-like, whose product is MGNGINKVLPDLYLGNIKDAQDKELLAQHNITHILSIHDTAAPILEDMTYLCISAADHSKQNLTQYFRDSIMFIHESRLKGEGCLVHCVAGVSRSVTLVVAYIMTVTGRGWVDSLAAVRAARPCAGPNLGFLRQLEEFENTELTEYQAWWKERYGKNSFNDGKVVETLLSQKSKSSSSSSSDAIRTSITPALGTSST